Proteins encoded in a region of the Desulfonatronovibrio magnus genome:
- a CDS encoding CYTH domain-containing protein: MAQEIERKFLVTGNQWKTLATGIVYRQGYLSRARQRTVRVRTIGNKGFIAVKGVTIGASRLEFEYEIPFEDCCQMLDVLAQKPLIVKKRYSIPFAGLVWEVDDFSGDNEGLVIAEVELESEGQSYVKPDWAGQEVTGDSRYYNSNLVAYPYKLWSNG, from the coding sequence ATGGCTCAGGAAATTGAACGAAAATTTTTGGTAACCGGCAACCAGTGGAAAACACTGGCAACAGGCATTGTTTACCGTCAGGGTTACCTTAGTAGAGCCAGGCAAAGAACTGTCAGGGTGCGCACAATTGGGAACAAGGGTTTCATAGCTGTCAAGGGTGTGACTATTGGTGCTTCGCGTCTGGAATTTGAGTATGAAATTCCTTTTGAGGACTGCTGTCAAATGCTTGATGTGCTTGCTCAAAAACCCCTGATTGTTAAAAAAAGGTACAGCATTCCTTTTGCCGGTCTTGTCTGGGAAGTTGATGATTTTTCAGGAGACAATGAAGGTCTGGTTATCGCCGAAGTTGAACTGGAAAGCGAGGGTCAGTCTTATGTTAAGCCTGACTGGGCAGGCCAGGAGGTAACAGGTGATTCCAGGTATTATAACAGCAATTTAGTAGCTTATCCTTACAAATTGTGGTCAAATGGGTGA
- a CDS encoding class I fructose-bisphosphate aldolase has product MRNSHDELLEMLGEDADYLLEHKCRTIAREQLSAPGWDFVDRVYSESNRNNRVLVNLERLFSHGRLKDTGYLSILPVDQGVEHSGGASFAKNPAYFDPENIVKLAMEGGCNAVASTFGVLGSVARRYAHRIPFVVKINHNELLTYPNTFDQIMFGTIDQACDMGAAAVGATIYFGSQNSDRQIVEVARAFSYAHEVGMATILWCYMRNSAFKTGGVDYHVAADLTGQANHLGVTLQADIIKQKLPEVNGGYKALNTGDSSYGKLDERIYSELATDHPIDLTRYQVANCYMGRAGLINSGGASGKNDFADAVRTAVINKRAGGMGLISGRKAFQRPMSEGVKILNYIQDVYLNDKITLA; this is encoded by the coding sequence ATGAGAAATAGTCACGATGAACTGCTTGAAATGCTGGGAGAGGATGCAGATTATCTGCTTGAGCATAAATGCCGGACAATTGCCCGAGAACAGCTTAGTGCTCCAGGGTGGGATTTTGTAGACCGTGTTTACTCCGAATCTAATAGAAACAATCGAGTATTGGTAAACCTTGAGCGGCTTTTCAGCCATGGTCGTCTCAAAGATACAGGATACCTGTCAATTCTTCCTGTGGATCAGGGAGTTGAACATTCCGGGGGTGCCTCATTTGCTAAGAACCCCGCATACTTTGATCCAGAGAATATTGTAAAACTGGCCATGGAAGGTGGATGTAACGCCGTAGCATCTACCTTTGGCGTGCTGGGTTCGGTGGCGCGCAGGTATGCGCACAGGATTCCCTTTGTAGTAAAAATAAACCACAACGAACTTTTGACCTATCCCAACACCTTTGACCAGATAATGTTTGGAACAATTGATCAGGCCTGCGATATGGGTGCTGCTGCTGTGGGTGCTACCATCTATTTTGGATCCCAGAATTCAGACCGTCAGATTGTGGAGGTGGCCCGGGCCTTTTCCTATGCCCACGAGGTTGGTATGGCTACGATTTTGTGGTGTTATATGCGAAACAGTGCTTTTAAAACAGGTGGGGTGGACTATCATGTTGCAGCTGATCTCACCGGACAGGCCAACCATCTCGGGGTCACCCTTCAGGCAGACATCATCAAGCAGAAGCTTCCTGAGGTGAATGGCGGATACAAGGCCTTGAATACGGGCGATTCCTCTTATGGCAAATTAGATGAGAGAATTTACAGTGAATTAGCTACAGATCATCCCATAGATCTGACCCGGTATCAGGTGGCAAACTGTTATATGGGCAGGGCCGGGCTCATCAATTCCGGAGGCGCATCCGGCAAAAACGACTTCGCTGATGCTGTGCGTACTGCGGTTATTAATAAGAGGGCTGGAGGCATGGGGCTGATAAGCGGGCGTAAGGCCTTCCAGAGACCCATGAGCGAAGGAGTTAAGATTTTGAATTATATTCAGGATGTTTATCTAAATGACAAGATAACACTGGCCTGA
- a CDS encoding HigA family addiction module antitoxin: MPTRSKSQITTEAGRRLPKNRPPTHPGEMLLEEFIKPLDLTQTELARHLSVSYPRLNEIINGRRSVTPDTALRLSRVLGMSADFWLGLQQDWDLWHAMNSPEAKQINRLKPILKNQHSFA; the protein is encoded by the coding sequence ATGCCTACGAGATCGAAATCACAGATTACCACTGAAGCAGGGAGGCGGTTGCCTAAGAATCGTCCTCCGACGCATCCCGGGGAGATGCTTCTCGAGGAATTCATCAAGCCGCTTGACCTTACCCAAACTGAACTGGCGCGACATCTAAGCGTTTCTTACCCTCGCCTGAACGAAATTATTAATGGCAGACGTTCAGTAACCCCGGATACTGCCTTGAGATTATCCCGTGTTCTGGGCATGTCTGCTGATTTCTGGCTGGGTCTGCAACAGGATTGGGACCTCTGGCATGCCATGAACAGCCCTGAAGCAAAACAAATTAATCGTCTGAAACCAATCCTCAAAAACCAACATTCTTTTGCATAG
- a CDS encoding type II toxin-antitoxin system RelE/ParE family toxin — MIRTFKSIGAEDIFDGVASQAARRCCPQSIWPIARRKLDQINRVRAVSELNVPPGNRLERLKGDRENQYSISINQQYRICFIWEEGHAYEIEITDYH, encoded by the coding sequence ATGATAAGGACCTTTAAATCTATCGGAGCTGAGGATATTTTTGATGGAGTGGCATCTCAAGCAGCTCGAAGATGCTGTCCCCAATCAATTTGGCCTATTGCCCGTCGGAAACTGGATCAAATCAACAGAGTTCGAGCGGTCAGTGAACTTAATGTTCCTCCTGGAAATCGACTGGAGCGTTTGAAAGGTGACCGGGAGAATCAATATAGTATTAGCATCAATCAACAGTATAGAATATGCTTTATATGGGAGGAAGGTCATGCCTACGAGATCGAAATCACAGATTACCACTGA